In Synechococcus sp. KORDI-52, one genomic interval encodes:
- a CDS encoding mechanosensitive ion channel family protein encodes MTLLMLAGVRRGKRIVAFLAGLLSVCLLSGLPLWAGFQHQEHQLLDQRYASSQPVIPLEQQPFHAELERRADLWRHTPLGRVVGDSPQDTLLNFYAVMADVGQLIEDVEASHLNDRGLFWNRQARAEMAEVEVLFDAAVASLDGSLFPLGVRPYLKDEAAIQLKHVLDFIFNSSRQVVTIPDAAAMKAMNDERSKDTQSWTLPGSSIVLTSQVLEDPANSNFYFSAATVANASAMYAQVSRQVEDLGDQPFFTRNFYADFIHTPGRLFPPKWYLNLPAGLRAGLETEVLFGQTLFRLVLSVLAIGCLLVLLAVLFRKLIHSFRSDSGEAVGIWLRDSLAWTRFLIVLPMVIATKAAELFVDDYLNYTGMPLVVLTVLFEVAYFSLFVLLVFLFFEALGRSVSEGLVRLSGREDVWRLSRTSNRVMPTCRIVSGVVAVALIYKLLLQLGLSPTLVLALSTVPGLAIGLGASKLLSNLFAGLSLQTDRPLRVGEFCEIGDKRGFLTKIGLRSVEIETVTGRITIPNAVAEDCIVNNLSRHGPVAGASQLQGLELSLELDADSPFSPDQIADLLALARRYADERTDLINPCLTVELEPGSPQRLLCIGLIHVVNWRDYIDLQESLTLALNQLIYRVDLSHFVLSVSYDTTDQQLAAIPALVQGIIDRTAGFELKACRLLVIGEFSYDFKCHLFSEGLSFIQFKDSIDWINRELLRELAVAEIVIPFPTAIEIKG; translated from the coding sequence ATGACTCTTTTGATGTTGGCGGGCGTGCGCAGAGGCAAGCGGATCGTTGCGTTTCTGGCTGGCCTGCTGAGCGTGTGTTTGCTCTCCGGGCTGCCGCTCTGGGCTGGTTTTCAACACCAGGAGCATCAACTCCTGGATCAGCGTTATGCCAGCTCCCAACCGGTGATTCCGCTGGAGCAGCAGCCCTTCCATGCCGAACTGGAGCGGCGGGCTGATCTCTGGCGCCACACCCCCCTCGGCCGGGTGGTGGGCGACTCACCGCAGGACACGCTGCTCAACTTCTACGCCGTGATGGCTGATGTGGGCCAGCTGATTGAAGACGTTGAGGCGTCGCATCTCAACGATCGCGGCCTGTTCTGGAATCGCCAGGCCCGCGCTGAGATGGCGGAGGTGGAGGTGCTCTTCGATGCGGCGGTGGCGTCGTTGGATGGCTCGCTCTTCCCGCTCGGTGTTCGTCCGTACCTCAAGGACGAAGCCGCGATTCAGCTCAAGCACGTTCTCGACTTCATCTTCAACAGCAGCCGGCAGGTGGTCACCATCCCCGATGCCGCCGCGATGAAGGCGATGAATGACGAACGCTCCAAAGACACCCAGTCGTGGACGCTGCCCGGATCCTCGATCGTGCTCACCAGCCAGGTGCTGGAGGATCCGGCCAACAGCAATTTCTACTTCTCAGCGGCCACGGTGGCCAACGCCTCGGCCATGTACGCCCAGGTGAGCCGTCAGGTGGAGGATCTCGGTGATCAACCCTTTTTCACCCGCAATTTCTACGCCGATTTCATCCACACTCCCGGCCGGTTGTTTCCGCCCAAGTGGTATCTGAATCTTCCGGCTGGCCTTCGCGCCGGCCTTGAAACGGAGGTCCTGTTCGGCCAGACCCTGTTCCGACTCGTGCTGTCGGTGCTGGCGATCGGTTGTCTGCTCGTGCTGCTGGCGGTGTTGTTCCGGAAGCTGATTCATTCGTTTCGATCGGATTCCGGTGAGGCGGTGGGGATCTGGTTGCGAGATTCGCTGGCCTGGACGCGGTTCCTGATCGTGCTGCCGATGGTGATCGCCACCAAGGCCGCTGAGTTGTTTGTGGATGACTACCTCAACTACACGGGCATGCCCCTGGTGGTGCTCACGGTGCTGTTCGAAGTCGCTTACTTCAGCCTGTTCGTGCTGCTGGTGTTTCTGTTTTTTGAAGCCCTGGGGCGTTCGGTGTCGGAGGGCCTGGTGCGCCTTTCCGGTCGTGAGGACGTCTGGCGCCTCTCGCGCACCAGCAACCGGGTGATGCCCACCTGCCGGATCGTGTCGGGGGTGGTGGCTGTGGCCCTGATCTACAAGCTGCTGCTGCAGCTGGGGCTCTCGCCCACCCTGGTGCTCGCCCTCTCCACGGTGCCCGGCCTGGCGATCGGCCTCGGCGCCTCGAAGCTGCTAAGCAATCTGTTCGCCGGCCTGTCGCTGCAGACCGACCGGCCGCTGCGGGTGGGGGAGTTCTGCGAGATCGGCGACAAGCGGGGCTTCCTCACCAAGATCGGCCTGCGCTCGGTGGAAATCGAAACGGTCACCGGCCGGATCACGATCCCGAATGCGGTGGCGGAAGACTGCATCGTCAACAACCTCTCTCGCCATGGACCTGTCGCCGGCGCTTCGCAGCTGCAGGGCCTGGAGCTGAGCCTGGAGCTGGACGCCGATTCCCCGTTCAGCCCGGATCAGATCGCCGATCTGCTGGCGCTTGCCCGCCGCTACGCCGACGAGCGGACCGACCTGATCAATCCATGCCTCACCGTGGAGCTGGAGCCGGGTTCACCGCAGCGGCTGCTCTGCATCGGCCTGATTCACGTCGTGAACTGGCGCGATTACATCGATCTGCAGGAGTCCCTGACGCTCGCGTTGAATCAGCTGATCTATCGGGTGGATCTCTCCCACTTCGTGCTCTCGGTGTCGTACGACACCACCGATCAGCAGTTGGCGGCGATCCCAGCGCTGGTGCAGGGGATCATTGATCGCACGGCGGGTTTCGAGCTGAAGGCCTGCCGGCTGCTCGTCATCGGAGAGTTCAGTTACGACTTCAAATGCCATCTCTTCTCGGAAGGGCTCAGCTTCATTCAGTTCAAGGATTCGATCGACTGGATCAACCGCGAGCTGTTGCGGGAGCTGGCGGTGGCGGAGATCGTGATCCCCTTCCCCACGGCAATCGAGATCAAGGGGTGA
- a CDS encoding DUF429 domain-containing protein: MARRSDPGNGPCVLGIDAAWTAHQPSGIALVQNTATGWSCLAIAPSYEAFIAQASGQAWDPEQKATGSRPDPAALLEASKQISGAELSCVSVDMPLATTPITSRRAADTAISSRFGPSGCAVHSPSAERPGGMADQLRADFAALGVILHTNASKQTTQALIECYPHVALLALLKRDYRVPYKVSRSGQYWKDEKLTRSERIQRLLKQFHAIKDGLDEHIRGIPEFIPDPCEVTTLASLKPVEDMLDGLICAWIGLEYLEGRTVGLGDDTAAIWVPASVAE, from the coding sequence ATGGCACGCCGATCTGATCCGGGCAACGGACCCTGCGTCCTCGGCATCGACGCCGCCTGGACGGCCCATCAGCCCAGCGGCATCGCCCTGGTGCAGAACACGGCGACAGGATGGAGCTGTCTGGCCATCGCCCCCAGCTACGAAGCTTTCATCGCACAGGCATCAGGTCAAGCCTGGGATCCAGAGCAAAAGGCCACCGGTAGCAGACCCGACCCAGCAGCACTGCTCGAAGCCTCCAAACAGATCAGTGGTGCAGAGCTGAGCTGCGTGTCAGTCGACATGCCCCTGGCCACCACACCGATCACCAGCCGACGGGCGGCGGACACCGCCATCTCCAGCCGCTTCGGGCCAAGCGGCTGCGCGGTTCATAGCCCATCCGCCGAACGCCCTGGCGGCATGGCCGATCAGCTGCGCGCCGACTTCGCCGCCCTTGGGGTCATCCTTCACACCAACGCCAGCAAACAGACAACCCAGGCTCTGATCGAGTGTTATCCCCATGTCGCCCTGCTGGCCTTACTCAAGCGGGACTACCGCGTGCCCTACAAGGTGAGCCGCTCAGGCCAGTACTGGAAAGACGAGAAGCTGACACGCAGTGAACGCATACAACGGCTGCTCAAACAATTCCACGCAATCAAAGACGGCCTGGATGAACACATCCGCGGCATCCCGGAGTTCATCCCCGATCCCTGCGAAGTGACAACCCTGGCGTCGCTCAAGCCAGTGGAAGACATGCTCGATGGCCTGATCTGCGCCTGGATCGGTCTCGAATACCTCGAAGGCCGAACCGTTGGCCTGGGGGATGACACCGCTGCAATCTGGGTGCCGGCATCAGTCGCTGAATGA
- a CDS encoding response regulator transcription factor: protein MSSALMLLQLNPISSAKRRAPDRHQMELRLESPALSAAIETTAQFFRKQRVVACCGDRFALACLCLAEPIRRALVGAATTEAEGVQLVLRTRPSLLICTSDLETGYGMNLLRRVKAELPTCQLLIVLERETQAVVQEAMQAHADAVIFKSSLGTGKGDFTQALHTLAEGGVYFPEEIRRLAAAELPHPNLPPLIEHLTERELEVVAGVARGLTNQAIGSRLGISVETVKTHVMNAKDKLAAADRTQLAVMALLYGLIDPLG, encoded by the coding sequence ATGTCGTCTGCCTTGATGCTGCTGCAGCTGAACCCGATCAGCAGCGCTAAAAGGAGGGCACCTGATCGGCATCAGATGGAGCTGCGGCTCGAGTCGCCCGCGTTGAGCGCGGCCATCGAAACGACGGCGCAGTTCTTCCGCAAGCAGCGGGTGGTGGCCTGCTGCGGCGATCGCTTTGCACTCGCCTGCCTCTGCCTGGCCGAGCCGATCCGCCGTGCCCTGGTGGGTGCCGCTACCACCGAGGCGGAGGGGGTGCAGCTGGTGCTGCGCACCCGGCCGAGCCTGTTGATCTGCACGTCGGATCTGGAGACGGGCTACGGCATGAATCTGCTGCGGCGGGTGAAGGCGGAGCTGCCCACCTGTCAGTTGCTGATCGTGCTGGAGCGTGAAACCCAGGCCGTGGTGCAGGAGGCGATGCAGGCCCATGCCGATGCCGTCATCTTCAAATCAAGCCTTGGCACGGGAAAGGGCGATTTCACCCAGGCCCTTCACACCCTCGCCGAAGGCGGTGTGTATTTCCCCGAAGAGATTCGCCGGCTTGCCGCCGCTGAGCTGCCCCACCCGAACCTGCCTCCCTTGATTGAACACCTCACCGAGCGGGAACTCGAGGTGGTGGCGGGGGTGGCCCGTGGCCTCACCAACCAGGCCATCGGCAGCAGGCTCGGCATCTCGGTGGAAACGGTGAAGACCCACGTGATGAACGCCAAAGACAAGTTGGCTGCGGCTGATCGCACCCAGCTGGCTGTGATGGCCCTCCTTTACGGCCTGATCGATCCCCTCGGCTGA
- a CDS encoding phycobilisome rod-core linker polypeptide translates to MPALKYKRDFTHEQRVSFAFANSVDAAKSASSNKGKAASTPAEYKQNQCAAMGIGMGPRIHEECPFSAINHSYASTGSQALESAISAGYKQVFGNIGISDNQRLVSLEAFLCDGRINVQGFMAGLVKSELYKQKFFHAVSPMRGIELTTKHLLGRPPINQKEVSAGIQLIAEEGFDAFVDSLVRSEEYLETFGTDTVPYLRGFKSEARASCSTFVGMAEITPANASSENAMYTGPSLVKRFSMDLNSFAAAAVYSDDSDRGGFSYTNAVSNPRNAAYRRMYGGKFNYGRF, encoded by the coding sequence ATGCCAGCCCTGAAGTACAAGCGGGATTTCACCCACGAACAGCGGGTGTCGTTCGCCTTTGCGAACTCCGTGGATGCAGCCAAAAGTGCCAGCTCCAACAAGGGCAAGGCGGCATCTACACCTGCTGAGTACAAACAAAACCAGTGCGCCGCCATGGGCATTGGTATGGGCCCTCGGATCCATGAGGAGTGCCCCTTCTCGGCGATCAACCACTCCTATGCCTCAACAGGCAGCCAGGCTCTGGAATCTGCCATCTCCGCTGGCTACAAGCAGGTGTTTGGCAACATCGGCATCTCCGACAACCAGCGTCTTGTCTCGCTGGAAGCCTTCCTTTGTGACGGCCGCATCAATGTGCAGGGATTCATGGCGGGCCTGGTGAAATCTGAGCTGTACAAGCAGAAGTTTTTCCACGCCGTGTCACCCATGCGCGGCATCGAGCTCACCACCAAGCACCTGCTCGGTCGCCCTCCGATCAATCAGAAGGAAGTGAGTGCTGGCATTCAGCTGATCGCTGAAGAGGGTTTCGACGCTTTCGTTGACAGCCTCGTCCGCTCAGAGGAGTACCTCGAAACCTTCGGAACCGACACGGTTCCCTATCTTCGTGGTTTCAAGTCGGAAGCACGGGCTTCCTGCTCCACCTTTGTTGGCATGGCCGAAATCACTCCGGCCAATGCCAGCTCTGAAAACGCCATGTACACCGGCCCTTCCCTGGTGAAGCGTTTCAGCATGGATCTCAATTCCTTCGCAGCAGCTGCTGTTTACTCAGACGACAGCGACCGTGGTGGCTTCTCCTATACGAACGCCGTCAGCAACCCCCGCAACGCTGCTTACCGCCGCATGTACGGAGGCAAGTTCAACTACGGCCGCTTCTGA
- a CDS encoding alpha-hydroxy acid oxidase has translation MHVSSVDDALTTEDLWSLMRRRVPPIVSEYFRGGADDEITLKGNVKAFQQTVLNACGATRVDNLNTTSQVLGHQLAVPWYITPVGSLRTLHPRAEAVAARVAGHFGTVMGLSTLSGTPMEEVAAASSSPCWFQLYLCGGRDTAIRGIHRAREAGFSALLLTIDTGVSGQRRLHERMKPLEAMRSRQGLSTRDTIGWFAKRLQLTPQMATRLPWLVEFWRDQGVMEFVNVIDANGHPMPFTDIGRQLAQSAITWADLQWIREAWGPERPIIVKGVHCADDASRAEDAGAQGVIWSNHGGRQMDRVPPSLHIVQTEMPKLKESKLTFLMDGGIRSGTDILIALSYGVQAVGIGRAMAAGLGAGGEEGLIRTFTILKEGLERAMRLTGVSSIAEVQALGDELRRPSLLHGDSHLPPFVY, from the coding sequence ATGCACGTCTCAAGCGTTGACGATGCACTGACCACGGAAGACCTCTGGTCCTTGATGCGGCGCCGTGTGCCCCCGATCGTCTCGGAATATTTCCGCGGTGGTGCCGATGACGAAATCACCTTGAAGGGCAATGTGAAGGCGTTCCAGCAGACGGTGCTCAATGCCTGTGGTGCGACTCGTGTCGACAACCTGAACACGACCTCTCAGGTGCTGGGTCATCAACTGGCGGTGCCCTGGTACATCACCCCGGTGGGCAGTCTGCGCACCCTTCACCCCCGCGCTGAGGCGGTTGCCGCCCGCGTCGCCGGACATTTCGGCACGGTGATGGGGCTGTCCACACTCTCGGGCACCCCCATGGAAGAGGTTGCCGCCGCGTCGTCGAGCCCATGTTGGTTTCAGCTCTATCTCTGTGGAGGCCGCGACACCGCTATACGCGGTATCCATCGGGCTCGAGAGGCTGGTTTCAGCGCCTTGCTGCTCACCATCGACACGGGGGTCTCCGGTCAGCGCCGCCTGCACGAACGGATGAAACCCCTGGAGGCGATGCGCTCCCGTCAGGGATTGAGCACCCGCGACACCATCGGCTGGTTCGCCAAGCGGCTTCAGCTGACACCTCAGATGGCAACGCGCTTGCCCTGGCTCGTGGAGTTCTGGCGGGACCAGGGCGTGATGGAGTTTGTGAATGTGATCGATGCCAACGGCCATCCCATGCCTTTCACCGACATCGGCCGTCAGTTGGCCCAATCCGCCATCACCTGGGCCGACCTGCAATGGATTCGTGAGGCCTGGGGACCTGAGCGACCGATCATCGTCAAGGGCGTCCATTGCGCGGATGACGCAAGCCGGGCGGAGGACGCGGGTGCGCAAGGGGTGATCTGGTCCAACCACGGAGGACGACAGATGGATCGCGTTCCTCCGTCGCTGCACATCGTGCAGACAGAAATGCCGAAGTTGAAGGAGTCCAAACTCACCTTCCTGATGGACGGCGGCATCCGCAGCGGTACTGACATCCTGATCGCTCTCAGCTACGGCGTCCAGGCGGTGGGGATCGGTCGCGCCATGGCGGCAGGCCTCGGAGCGGGTGGCGAAGAGGGACTGATCCGCACCTTCACGATTTTGAAAGAGGGCCTGGAGCGGGCCATGCGGCTCACCGGCGTGAGCTCCATCGCCGAGGTCCAGGCGCTGGGTGATGAACTGAGGCGTCCGTCGTTGCTGCACGGAGACAGCCATCTGCCTCCCTTCGTTTACTGA
- a CDS encoding cytochrome P450, translating into MTTSTLPSTGAVTGLGETLAFFTRADFAQQRFKTYGDVFETKLLGQRMVFIQGEQAISDLFRQSDVLEGWWPESVKQLLGSKSLANRTGPGHKARRRVVGQLFSSAALARYRPSIEGLVDELILELVTSDAALPLAPRMRRFAFSVIATTVLGLDGASRDALFNDFEVWTKALFSVPLAIPGTPFARAMAARQRLLERIKTELQRADKAGGLDLLSGGLDEAGIPLDDDDLAEQLLLLLFAGYETTASSLSCLFRALLLHPEVETWVREGLAESTTSERLDATVLEVMRLTPPVGGFYRRCLEPISLADVALPQGSVVQVVLRSAAPEDDADLAAFRPQRHLDGTFGQTLLPFGGGERVCLGKALAELEIRLMATGLLQSVELQLEPEQDLGLQRLPSPTPKDGLLVQATAR; encoded by the coding sequence ATGACCACCTCCACCCTCCCCAGCACGGGCGCCGTGACCGGATTGGGGGAAACCCTGGCCTTCTTCACCCGAGCTGACTTCGCCCAGCAGCGGTTCAAGACCTACGGCGATGTGTTCGAAACCAAACTGCTGGGCCAGCGGATGGTGTTCATCCAGGGCGAGCAGGCCATCAGCGATTTGTTCCGGCAGAGCGATGTGCTGGAGGGATGGTGGCCTGAAAGTGTGAAACAGCTGCTGGGGAGCAAGTCGCTGGCCAACCGCACGGGCCCCGGCCACAAGGCCCGCCGCCGGGTGGTGGGGCAACTGTTCTCCAGCGCTGCGCTGGCGCGCTACAGGCCGTCGATTGAGGGATTGGTGGACGAGCTGATCCTGGAGCTGGTCACCAGCGACGCGGCTCTGCCGTTGGCACCCCGGATGAGGCGCTTCGCCTTTTCGGTGATTGCCACCACGGTGCTGGGGCTGGATGGCGCCAGCCGTGACGCTCTCTTCAACGACTTCGAGGTGTGGACAAAGGCTCTGTTCTCGGTGCCGCTGGCCATTCCGGGCACCCCCTTCGCCAGGGCCATGGCTGCACGCCAACGGCTGTTGGAGCGAATCAAGACGGAACTGCAGCGGGCTGACAAGGCGGGGGGACTGGATCTGTTGAGTGGCGGGCTGGATGAAGCCGGTATCCCCCTGGACGACGACGATCTGGCCGAACAACTGCTGCTGCTGCTGTTCGCCGGTTACGAAACAACCGCCTCGTCGCTGAGCTGCCTGTTCCGGGCACTGCTGCTTCACCCGGAGGTGGAGACCTGGGTACGGGAGGGCCTGGCCGAATCCACAACATCGGAGCGATTGGATGCCACGGTGCTGGAGGTGATGCGACTGACACCTCCTGTTGGGGGGTTCTATCGACGCTGCCTGGAGCCGATCTCCCTGGCCGATGTGGCCCTCCCGCAGGGAAGTGTGGTTCAGGTGGTGTTGAGATCAGCGGCGCCTGAGGATGACGCTGATCTCGCGGCATTCCGGCCGCAACGCCACCTGGATGGAACCTTCGGGCAGACACTGCTGCCCTTCGGTGGTGGTGAGCGGGTCTGCCTCGGCAAGGCCCTGGCGGAACTGGAAATCCGCCTGATGGCAACGGGATTGCTGCAGTCAGTTGAGCTGCAGCTGGAGCCGGAGCAGGATCTGGGGCTGCAGCGGTTGCCCAGCCCTACGCCGAAGGATGGTCTGCTGGTTCAGGCCACAGCACGGTGA
- a CDS encoding lipocalin-like domain-containing protein: MAAVELRGRTAVQRRHLHAHGDIPQRLCDLHPEGRLSFMLSAEGRQPGSNAEERSALLSSMIAYTGVYRLDGDRWITQVDVAWNPEWVGTEQTRFFAIDGDLLTVHTPWRVMPNWPERGLTRSIVQFQRCS; the protein is encoded by the coding sequence CTGGCAGCTGTTGAGCTACGTGGTCGAACAGCAGTCCAACGGCGACACCTTCACGCCCATGGGGACATCCCCCAGCGGCTATGTGATCTTCACCCGGAAGGACGGCTTTCATTCATGCTGTCGGCGGAGGGGAGACAACCGGGATCCAACGCCGAGGAACGTTCGGCCTTGCTGAGCAGCATGATTGCTTACACAGGTGTTTACCGCCTGGACGGTGACCGCTGGATCACCCAGGTGGATGTGGCCTGGAATCCTGAGTGGGTTGGCACGGAACAGACCCGCTTTTTCGCGATCGACGGCGACCTGCTCACGGTGCACACCCCCTGGCGGGTGATGCCCAACTGGCCGGAGAGAGGCCTGACACGCAGCATTGTTCAGTTTCAGCGCTGCAGCTGA
- a CDS encoding AbrB family transcriptional regulator: MLTGADLLNRVKELGDCAKTDLAKGCGYVVTKKDGSEQVKFTAFYEALLEAKGLSFSTGGSGVGKGGRKLSYKAVVQGNGNLLIGKAYTAILELQPGDEYEIKLGRKQIRLIPVGGSEEED; this comes from the coding sequence ATGCTTACTGGAGCTGATTTGCTCAACCGCGTCAAGGAACTTGGCGACTGCGCTAAAACTGATCTAGCCAAGGGCTGTGGTTACGTCGTAACGAAGAAAGACGGCTCTGAGCAAGTGAAGTTCACGGCGTTTTACGAGGCTTTGCTGGAAGCCAAGGGCCTGTCCTTCTCCACCGGCGGATCTGGTGTGGGGAAAGGTGGCCGCAAGCTGTCCTACAAAGCTGTGGTTCAGGGCAATGGCAATCTTCTGATCGGCAAGGCCTACACCGCCATTCTTGAGCTGCAACCTGGCGACGAATATGAGATCAAGCTGGGACGCAAGCAGATTCGCCTGATTCCTGTGGGCGGTTCTGAAGAAGAGGATTGA
- a CDS encoding DUF805 domain-containing protein, with amino-acid sequence MLSFYPQFWTRAFDFEGRTSRIDYWKIFAVNLILGVLLSWLAPNALHIVFVVASICPGLAMNIRRIRDTGRSWAWIFIALIPLIGFLWLLWIELQPSADG; translated from the coding sequence ATGCTGAGTTTTTATCCCCAGTTCTGGACCCGTGCCTTCGACTTTGAAGGCCGCACATCCCGGATCGATTACTGGAAGATTTTTGCCGTCAACCTGATCCTTGGCGTCCTGCTGTCGTGGCTGGCTCCCAACGCCCTACACATCGTCTTTGTCGTGGCCTCCATCTGCCCGGGCCTGGCGATGAACATTCGCCGCATCCGCGACACCGGACGTTCATGGGCCTGGATTTTCATCGCTCTGATCCCGTTGATCGGCTTCCTCTGGTTGCTCTGGATTGAGCTTCAGCCCTCAGCCGACGGCTGA
- a CDS encoding tellurite resistance TerB family protein, translating into MDVVTAFAAVGLTAVSWDDSLSRAGARAFRHALDYREPYCRMNDKEVVLLMDTVLAMRLERGNKALMLEAAKALTAEQALTAYAMASELMRSDGPYSAEERRRLDLLALMLSISQMEAERIDSVFELLHAPLEPVRSSAVIPSAVG; encoded by the coding sequence ATGGATGTCGTCACTGCCTTCGCAGCCGTTGGTCTCACTGCGGTGTCGTGGGACGACAGCCTCAGCCGCGCTGGGGCAAGGGCGTTCCGGCATGCCCTCGACTACCGGGAGCCGTACTGCCGGATGAATGACAAGGAGGTGGTGCTGCTGATGGATACCGTGCTCGCCATGCGTCTGGAGCGGGGAAACAAGGCTCTGATGCTGGAGGCGGCCAAGGCGCTGACGGCCGAGCAGGCCCTCACCGCCTACGCCATGGCCTCGGAACTGATGCGCTCCGATGGGCCTTACTCAGCAGAAGAGCGGCGCCGGCTCGATCTGCTGGCTCTAATGCTCTCGATCTCCCAGATGGAAGCCGAGCGCATTGATTCCGTTTTCGAGCTGTTGCATGCACCCCTCGAGCCGGTTCGCTCCTCAGCGGTCATTCCCTCAGCCGTCGGCTGA
- a CDS encoding protein adenylyltransferase SelO family protein, which yields MSTATFAEFAERVDYSLLEALTMDPQATADGEDHQPRQVVSGHYVPVTPTPLPEPEYVAHSHALFSELGLTDDLARDAQFRRMFSGDLGVATGPMRPWGWATGYALSIYGTEYTQQCPFGNGNGYGDGRALSVFEGVFEGRRWEMQLKGSGPTPYCRGADGRAVLRSSVREFLAQEFMHALGVPTSRSLTLYVSHAESVRRPWYSEHSRSLDPDVMVDNPAAISTRVAPSFLRVGQLELFARRARKDAHPRAHQELHQIVAHLIERNYRQEIDPRLPFSDQVVLLARLFRDRLTALVANWIRVGYCQGNFNSDNCAAAGFTLDYGPFGFCELFDPRFQPWTGGGAHFSFFNQPVAAEANYRMFWTSLRTLMEGQTQAQAQLDQLLEGFPAAMQEAMQRMWSSKLGLPHADDALVQELLQLLVDSSADYSMLFRCLSELPEQIDPLRDCFYLPLSAPLESQWNDWLLRWRDQWPSGVDPALISAGMRRVNPALTWREWLIAPAYQQAAQGDTTLIAELQQLFSAPYEPLSPELAARYDRLKPREFFSAGGVSHYSCSS from the coding sequence ATGAGCACCGCCACGTTTGCTGAGTTCGCCGAGCGGGTCGACTACTCCCTGCTGGAAGCCCTCACGATGGATCCGCAGGCCACCGCGGATGGGGAGGACCATCAACCGCGCCAGGTGGTCTCCGGGCATTACGTGCCGGTGACACCCACGCCGCTCCCCGAGCCAGAATACGTGGCGCACAGCCACGCGTTGTTCAGTGAGCTCGGCCTCACGGATGACCTGGCCCGGGACGCTCAGTTCCGTCGGATGTTCTCCGGAGATCTCGGTGTTGCCACCGGTCCGATGCGGCCCTGGGGCTGGGCCACGGGCTATGCCCTCTCGATCTACGGCACGGAATACACCCAGCAGTGCCCCTTCGGCAATGGCAATGGCTACGGCGATGGCCGTGCCCTGTCGGTGTTTGAAGGGGTGTTTGAGGGGCGCCGCTGGGAGATGCAGCTCAAGGGGAGTGGTCCGACCCCCTACTGCCGTGGTGCCGATGGTCGCGCCGTGCTGCGCTCCAGCGTCCGTGAATTTCTGGCCCAGGAGTTCATGCATGCCCTCGGCGTGCCCACGTCACGCTCGTTGACGCTCTACGTCTCCCACGCCGAGTCGGTGCGTCGCCCCTGGTATTCCGAGCACTCCCGCTCCCTGGACCCGGACGTGATGGTCGACAACCCGGCGGCCATCAGCACCAGGGTGGCGCCATCGTTTCTGCGGGTGGGTCAGCTGGAGTTGTTCGCCCGCCGTGCCCGCAAGGATGCCCATCCCCGGGCGCACCAGGAGTTGCACCAGATCGTGGCGCATTTGATCGAACGCAACTACCGCCAGGAGATCGATCCCCGCCTGCCGTTCAGCGACCAGGTTGTGCTGCTGGCGCGCTTGTTCCGTGATCGCCTCACGGCTCTGGTGGCCAACTGGATCCGTGTGGGCTACTGCCAGGGCAATTTCAACAGCGACAACTGTGCCGCCGCTGGCTTCACCCTCGATTACGGGCCGTTTGGGTTCTGCGAGCTGTTCGATCCGCGCTTTCAGCCCTGGACGGGTGGGGGCGCCCACTTCAGCTTCTTCAACCAGCCGGTGGCTGCAGAGGCCAACTACCGCATGTTCTGGACATCCCTGCGCACGCTGATGGAGGGCCAGACGCAGGCCCAGGCCCAGCTGGACCAGTTGCTGGAGGGTTTCCCCGCCGCCATGCAGGAGGCGATGCAACGGATGTGGAGTAGCAAACTCGGCCTGCCCCATGCCGACGACGCCCTGGTGCAAGAGCTGTTGCAGCTCCTGGTCGACTCCAGCGCTGATTATTCGATGCTCTTCCGTTGCTTGTCGGAGCTGCCTGAGCAGATCGATCCGCTGCGGGACTGTTTCTACCTGCCCCTTTCGGCACCCCTCGAATCCCAGTGGAACGACTGGTTGCTGCGCTGGCGTGACCAGTGGCCCAGTGGCGTTGATCCGGCTCTGATCTCCGCTGGCATGCGGCGGGTCAATCCGGCACTCACCTGGCGCGAGTGGTTGATCGCTCCGGCTTACCAGCAGGCAGCCCAGGGCGACACCACACTGATCGCAGAACTGCAGCAGCTGTTCAGCGCGCCCTACGAGCCCCTGTCCCCCGAACTGGCGGCCCGCTACGACCGCTTGAAGCCGCGGGAGTTCTTCAGTGCTGGAGGGGTATCCCACTACAGCTGTTCATCCTGA